A genomic window from Anomalospiza imberbis isolate Cuckoo-Finch-1a 21T00152 unplaced genomic scaffold, ASM3175350v1 scaffold_60, whole genome shotgun sequence includes:
- the LOC137467317 gene encoding maestro heat-like repeat-containing protein family member 9 — translation MLVEEGFCNPKQVPAMVRYIHQWLMANQFAEHRLNRALLDLTKEQPADVVMTLLRVAPSCDRAALTMWKSIMCSPRTAEPAQLILLDVLGSWPEHSTCTSDGDKTGVFVLAATVVMWKILQMPCVPHVVTVYFPRLFVHLLFQVFFSTLDVPAEVDTFWKGCQQQYGLATNPNRFAVRTLKSLLCQMQHEDVVVAIERKCGWDTLLCADTHHYAVGLLAR, via the exons atgctcgtagaggaggggttttgcaatccaaagcaa gtgcctgccatggtgaggtacatccaccagtggctcatggccaatcagtttgctgagcacaggctgaacagggccctgctggatctcaccaaagagcagcctgctgacgtagtaatgacgctcctgcgtgtggccccatcctgtgacag agctgctttgaccatgtggaagagcatcatgtgctcgcccaggactgcggagccggcgcagctgatactcctcgatgtgctggggagctggccagagcacagcacgtgcacctccgatggggacaaaacgggtgtctttgtcctggct gcaactgtggtgatgtggaagatcctccagatgccctgtgtcccacatgtagtgaccgtgtatttcccccgcctctttgtgcatctgctcttccaagtgttcttcagcacgttggatgtgccagcggaggtcgataccttctggaagggatgccagcagcaatacggccttgccaccaaccccaacag gtttgcagtgcggaccctgaagtccctgctctgccaaatgcagcacgaggatgtggtggtggcaatagaacgcaagtgtggctgggacacgctgctgtgtgctgacacccaccactatgccgtgggtctgctggccaggtga